Sequence from the Aerococcus tenax genome:
TGAAGGCGTCCACAAAACCGGACCCTAATTGGAAGGCCAAGACGGCAACTTGACGACTGACTCCGATAATATCCGCCAGTGGAGCCATAATCGGCATGGTGAGGGCGGCTTGACCAGAGTTGGAGGTCACCACTAAGTTGAAACAGGATTGGAAGATATACATGAACCAAGCGCCTAGAATGTTAGGAATACCAGATAAGAGGTTACCGACGCCATAGAGAATGGTATTTAAGGCGGAGAAGGTCCCCGCGTCTGATCCTCCTAAGACCAGTAAAATCCCCTTGGCCATCCCCACAACTACAGCGGTAGGCGCCAGGTCAGAGACCCCATCTTTAAAGGCAAAGGCAATATCATTAACGGTCATGCCATCAATTCTAAAGATTAGGGCGGTAATTCCTGATACTAAGCCCATAACAAAGAATTGGGAAGCTAATTCAGGAATGGAAAAGCCTTGGCTCATCACACCCCAAACAATCCATACGAGTCCCAGTAACATTTCTAATAAGATCAGTTTGTGGCCCAGGGTAAATTCATGGCTGACATCCTCTTGCTTGGCTAAATCGGTCCGGAAGTAGGCGTCTGATTCATAAGAGGCTGATAATTGTGGAGCCTTACGAATTCGCTTCGCGTAGACCATGGTAAAGCCACAAGACAGGGTGGTAATAATTACCCACATGACAATCCTAAAGCCAGCCCCTGACAAGGCCGGAAGCCCAGCGATCCCTTGAGCAATGGCGATGGAGAAGGGACTCATCCAGGAACAAGCGTTACCAATCTGTGAAGCAGCAAAGGTCACAGTTACCGCCGTGATGGAGTCATAGCCCAGGGCAATCATAAAGGGAGCAATAATCATCACAAAGGGAATAACCTGTTCAGAGGCCCCAAAGGTTGCTCCGGCAAAGGAAAAGAGGAAGAAGAGCAGGGGAATGGCCAAGTGTTCCATTCCTTTGGCGCTATTGACAAAGGCATAAATTCCGGCGTCGATAGCCCCAGTCCGCATAATAATTCCAAAAGAACCCCCAACGACTAAGAGGAGGGCCACAATCCCGATGGCGGAACCATAGCGGTCCCCGGTAACAATCCCTTCAAAGATATAGTTTAACACCCCGAAGCCATAGTGGTCCTGGGTTCCCCATAGGCCAGCGGTTTTATTTAAATTTTTACTGGTGTCGTAGATACGATCTCCATACATGGCATAGAGTTCGGATTCTTCTAAGTCGATTTCTTCTAACTGCCCCAGGGTCAAGGGTTCTGACTTTTCTAGAAGCTTGGATAAATCCTCCTGGTCAACTTCTAGTTCTTGCAATTTAGCGGGTTCTTGGACCAGGTCTTCCAAGTTGTCCCTTAAAACATCCTCCTTTAAGG
This genomic interval carries:
- the yfcC gene encoding putative basic amino acid antiporter YfcC translates to MRKMNETAEKKQRFQTPHTYVIIFGIVLVAWLLTFIVPAGKYTTEVLEYEGANGETQTRTVLQQDSFRYMHPLKEDVLRDNLEDLVQEPAKLQELEVDQEDLSKLLEKSEPLTLGQLEEIDLEESELYAMYGDRIYDTSKNLNKTAGLWGTQDHYGFGVLNYIFEGIVTGDRYGSAIGIVALLLVVGGSFGIIMRTGAIDAGIYAFVNSAKGMEHLAIPLLFFLFSFAGATFGASEQVIPFVMIIAPFMIALGYDSITAVTVTFAASQIGNACSWMSPFSIAIAQGIAGLPALSGAGFRIVMWVIITTLSCGFTMVYAKRIRKAPQLSASYESDAYFRTDLAKQEDVSHEFTLGHKLILLEMLLGLVWIVWGVMSQGFSIPELASQFFVMGLVSGITALIFRIDGMTVNDIAFAFKDGVSDLAPTAVVVGMAKGILLVLGGSDAGTFSALNTILYGVGNLLSGIPNILGAWFMYIFQSCFNLVVTSNSGQAALTMPIMAPLADIIGVSRQVAVLAFQLGSGFVDAFTPVSASLVGCLAVARIDWADWAKFQIKMQGFLFVLGSIAIIIAISIGYS